GAGGCGGGCCTTTAATGATTGGATTCGTGATCTAGCTTGAGGGCTATATGTGGTTCTAATGAACGTTCCACCACCTTCGACTTCGGTCAACTCGAAGACGACACCACCTTCGCTCTTACTATTCATTTTGAGTAATCGAGGTTCTATCTCTTCCACAGTTATGAAGGATACATCTTGACTGGGTTGCTTTCTAAAGATATTCATACCAGTTTGCTTCACTTCACTCTTCCATTCTTTTGTGAGCTTCTTTATAAGTTCGAAACTCTCCGAGATGTTTTGTGGAGTGAACCATGCATCCATCTCGAGATAGCCAGTTAAAGCCCTACTTTCAGCACGTTGTCGAAGCATAGGCATGAGCATACAACATATCAATAATGGTAAGAGTAGTAAGAGAGATTCAAGACCAGCCTGTAGTATAAGGTTAGATACCATTGCGCATCTTTAGTTAAATCATCAAAATACTTAAAGCTTCCTGAAGG
The DNA window shown above is from Nitrososphaerales archaeon and carries:
- a CDS encoding zinc ribbon domain-containing protein, translating into MVSNLILQAGLESLLLLLPLLICCMLMPMLRQRAESRALTGYLEMDAWFTPQNISESFELIKKLTKEWKSEVKQTGMNIFRKQPSQDVSFITVEEIEPRLLKMNSKSEGGVVFELTEVEGGGTFIRTTYSPQARSRIQSLKARLPLKVYTMKSCAKCGRMLLSDFIHCPYCGEKQVVT